In Janibacter cremeus, a genomic segment contains:
- a CDS encoding ABC transporter ATP-binding protein, with product MTQQATDHPAAEPYVQFDRVEKSFRTKSGTVTALDELSLTVNEGEFLAIVGPSGCGKSTLLLALAGLTTPTSGTVTLEGSTIAGPVTKAGVVFQNAELLPWRNALENVLLQAEVRKLPRGSLSDRARQLLADVGLGGFEDHYPDELSGGMQQRVSLCRALLHDPSILLMDEPFGALDAITRDQVQMDLQNLWLQSRRTVMFITHSIEEAVFLADRVIVLSPRPAAIAADIRVSMPRPRHVADRGSPEFTAYVNGIRDEFGKLGIFSDRDVEGR from the coding sequence ATGACCCAGCAGGCCACCGACCATCCGGCCGCGGAACCGTATGTGCAGTTCGACCGTGTAGAGAAGAGCTTTCGCACCAAGAGCGGCACCGTCACAGCCTTGGATGAGCTTTCCCTGACCGTCAACGAGGGTGAGTTTCTCGCAATCGTCGGCCCGAGCGGCTGCGGCAAGAGCACCCTCCTGCTGGCACTCGCGGGTCTGACTACCCCCACCAGCGGCACGGTCACCCTTGAGGGGAGCACTATTGCCGGGCCGGTGACCAAAGCCGGCGTCGTCTTTCAGAATGCAGAGCTACTGCCCTGGCGAAACGCCTTGGAGAACGTGCTGCTACAGGCGGAGGTGCGCAAGCTCCCGCGGGGGTCACTGAGCGACCGCGCCCGTCAACTGCTGGCCGATGTGGGGCTCGGTGGCTTCGAGGACCATTACCCGGATGAGCTCTCTGGCGGGATGCAGCAGCGCGTCTCGCTGTGCCGAGCGCTGCTCCACGACCCATCCATCCTGTTGATGGACGAGCCTTTCGGCGCTCTCGACGCCATCACCCGCGACCAGGTCCAGATGGATCTGCAGAACCTGTGGCTGCAGTCCCGACGTACGGTCATGTTCATCACCCACAGCATCGAGGAGGCCGTCTTCCTCGCCGATCGCGTCATCGTCCTCTCTCCCAGGCCAGCGGCCATCGCGGCTGACATCCGGGTCAGCATGCCCCGACCGCGACACGTCGCGGACCGTGGCTCACCCGAGTTCACTGCCTACGTCAACGGGATCCGCGATGAGTTCGGCAAGCTGGGAATCTTCTCCGACCGAGATGTGGAAGGCAGGTGA
- a CDS encoding ABC transporter substrate-binding protein translates to MSTLQRHRKTLGALAAVTSVALLAACGGSSGSSSDEGGTDEVTVRADVYFTGAVLPLVAGVQTGIFEEHGLTVDLKEGNGSATTIQTVANGSDDIGYADAATMVQSVGQGMPVTMVAGMVQKSPLAVFAFQDSGIDKPSDLVGETAGYTPGSAAERLFPAYAQATGIDETKVTFRNVDIPTRTQLFLGDKTDFTFGLTNVSKPNLELACDCELVTMTYADAGVQTLSSGIVVGNEFIQDNPETVEEFLAALEEAVEFADNDTDAAVDAFFEMATESQLEPGQVADQWHNSSELLHTDNTADQGFGCIATDDWKETIDLMEEYGDVTEGSATVSDVASNEFLPGDCTDTLSEGSE, encoded by the coding sequence GTGTCCACACTCCAACGCCACCGCAAGACCCTCGGGGCCCTCGCCGCCGTGACATCCGTAGCCCTGCTTGCTGCCTGCGGGGGCTCTTCTGGCTCCAGCAGCGATGAGGGCGGGACGGACGAGGTGACGGTCCGGGCCGACGTCTATTTCACCGGAGCTGTTCTCCCGCTCGTCGCTGGCGTGCAGACCGGCATCTTCGAGGAGCACGGTCTGACGGTCGACCTCAAGGAGGGCAACGGGTCGGCCACCACGATCCAGACGGTCGCCAACGGCTCAGACGACATCGGCTACGCGGACGCCGCCACCATGGTCCAGTCCGTCGGGCAGGGCATGCCGGTCACGATGGTGGCGGGCATGGTCCAGAAGTCCCCCTTGGCCGTCTTCGCCTTTCAGGATTCGGGGATCGACAAGCCCTCGGACCTCGTCGGCGAGACCGCTGGATATACCCCTGGCTCGGCAGCCGAGCGGCTGTTCCCCGCTTACGCCCAAGCAACCGGGATCGACGAGACGAAGGTGACCTTCCGCAACGTTGACATCCCGACGCGAACGCAGCTCTTCCTCGGCGATAAAACCGACTTCACCTTCGGTCTGACCAACGTCAGCAAACCCAACCTCGAGCTCGCCTGCGATTGCGAGTTGGTCACCATGACGTACGCGGATGCCGGTGTGCAGACCCTCAGTTCAGGCATCGTCGTGGGCAACGAGTTCATCCAGGACAACCCCGAGACGGTTGAAGAGTTTCTCGCTGCCCTTGAGGAGGCCGTCGAGTTCGCCGACAACGACACCGACGCTGCCGTGGACGCATTCTTCGAGATGGCCACGGAGAGCCAGCTCGAGCCCGGTCAAGTAGCCGACCAGTGGCACAACTCCAGCGAGCTCCTGCACACCGACAACACCGCGGATCAAGGCTTCGGCTGTATCGCCACCGATGACTGGAAGGAGACCATCGACCTGATGGAGGAGTACGGGGACGTCACCGAGGGCTCGGCGACGGTTTCCGACGTCGCCTCCAACGAATTCCTTCCGGGTGACTGCACAGACACCCTCTCGGAGGGCTCGGAATGA
- a CDS encoding cupin domain-containing protein, protein MTQQADPRPTEMIQPGVDLEALIDSCVASRETRHEDWDALGFQADAKGEQFRRAQIRYVGSGATGNFDTDSRIIPAGGFTFSNMRLPAGAAGPEHTHNDVEEAFFVLEGEIEVSVHDVEDGTKKATRALGYRDIVVVPAGVPRSLVNNTDKDALFCVIIGTQKPQLPVYPETSVMHGVTR, encoded by the coding sequence ATGACCCAGCAGGCTGACCCGCGCCCCACCGAGATGATCCAGCCCGGCGTCGATCTCGAAGCCCTTATCGATAGCTGCGTCGCCAGTCGAGAGACACGCCATGAGGACTGGGACGCCCTGGGCTTCCAGGCCGACGCGAAGGGTGAGCAGTTCCGCCGCGCCCAGATCCGGTACGTCGGCTCTGGTGCGACAGGCAACTTCGACACCGACTCGCGCATCATCCCGGCAGGAGGGTTCACCTTCTCCAACATGCGCTTGCCTGCAGGTGCAGCGGGTCCGGAGCATACTCACAACGACGTGGAGGAGGCGTTCTTCGTGCTCGAGGGCGAGATCGAGGTCAGCGTCCACGACGTCGAGGACGGGACAAAGAAGGCAACTCGCGCCCTGGGCTACCGCGACATCGTCGTGGTTCCGGCGGGAGTGCCTCGCAGCCTGGTCAACAACACAGACAAGGACGCCCTCTTCTGCGTGATCATCGGAACTCAGAAGCCGCAGCTGCCCGTGTACCCCGAGACCTCTGTGATGCACGGCGTAACCCGCTGA
- a CDS encoding MarR family winged helix-turn-helix transcriptional regulator — protein sequence MKTKPDPVDHIISTWGDVSPDLDVTPMHVFGRLHRAYLLYRQEITALFEELGTSTSGFEVLAALRRQPEFRAAAGDLAQGTLVTTGGLTLRVRRLEAEGLVTRSRDTRDNRVVYVELTEMGLELVDRVARIHFANLGRLLDSLSERERSSLAGGLNKLEQSMTSATGAAPSE from the coding sequence ATGAAGACGAAGCCGGACCCGGTCGACCACATCATCAGCACCTGGGGCGATGTCAGCCCCGATCTCGACGTCACGCCGATGCACGTCTTCGGTCGACTGCACCGTGCCTACCTGCTCTACCGACAGGAGATCACCGCCCTCTTCGAGGAGCTCGGGACCAGCACGTCCGGGTTCGAGGTCCTGGCCGCCCTGCGTCGTCAGCCCGAGTTCCGTGCCGCTGCAGGAGACCTGGCACAGGGCACCTTGGTCACCACTGGCGGCCTGACCCTGCGCGTGCGACGTCTCGAGGCCGAGGGGCTGGTCACCCGCTCCCGGGACACCCGGGACAACCGTGTGGTCTACGTCGAGCTCACCGAGATGGGACTGGAGCTCGTCGACCGGGTCGCCCGGATCCACTTCGCCAACCTGGGCCGGCTGCTGGACAGCCTCTCGGAGCGAGAGCGCAGCTCCCTCGCCGGGGGCCTGAACAAGCTCGAGCAGTCCATGACCTCGGCGACCGGAGCGGCACCCAGCGAGTGA
- a CDS encoding FAD-dependent oxidoreductase encodes MTARRRILVSGAGIAGCAAAIALAERGHDLRLIERQQEWAFASSGIFLYSNALVSLEALGALDEVLAAGFVVPQGRNPYLDHRGEAIVTTYYPTAAGGRIPAIVGIKRAELHRILAARLSAVGVRVELGTTIADLVDDAEAARVTTSDGSLHTYDLVVSGEGLRSPLRQHVAPEVEVRYSGFGIWRSIHERPTDLTDKIMQMGIGTRLGIMPISDDWLYTFGTVSDPDKTRHARDEWPRLMREALAEHHGPARALLDEIGTHSDVLYTAVEEVVLPLPWHRGHVLLIGDAAHAGTPFMGQGGAMALEDALVLAECLDREGHLEAALTLFGRRREPVCRFAQDVSRAVGESGAQVRDASVRREEMRAGAQDAVDSFYAELDRLRAETAPG; translated from the coding sequence ATGACCGCCCGGCGCAGGATCCTCGTCTCGGGCGCGGGCATCGCCGGCTGCGCGGCGGCCATCGCCTTGGCCGAGCGAGGGCACGACCTCCGGCTGATCGAGAGGCAGCAGGAGTGGGCCTTTGCCAGTTCTGGGATCTTCCTCTACTCCAACGCTCTGGTCAGCCTCGAGGCTCTTGGGGCGCTGGACGAGGTCCTCGCCGCGGGCTTCGTCGTCCCGCAGGGACGCAACCCCTACCTCGACCACCGTGGTGAGGCGATCGTCACGACCTACTACCCGACGGCAGCCGGAGGACGGATCCCCGCGATCGTCGGGATCAAGCGGGCCGAGCTGCACCGCATCCTGGCCGCGCGCCTGTCAGCGGTCGGCGTCAGGGTCGAGCTCGGCACCACGATCGCCGATCTGGTCGACGATGCCGAGGCGGCTCGCGTCACCACCAGCGATGGCAGCCTCCACACGTATGACCTGGTCGTGTCCGGCGAGGGGCTGCGATCCCCCCTTCGCCAGCACGTGGCTCCCGAGGTGGAGGTGCGTTACTCCGGATTCGGGATCTGGCGCAGCATCCACGAACGGCCGACGGACCTGACCGACAAGATCATGCAGATGGGGATCGGCACCCGCTTGGGGATCATGCCGATCAGTGACGACTGGCTGTACACCTTCGGGACGGTCAGCGACCCGGATAAGACGCGGCATGCGCGCGACGAGTGGCCCCGACTCATGCGGGAAGCGCTCGCGGAACACCACGGACCCGCTCGTGCCCTTCTCGACGAGATCGGGACGCACAGCGACGTCCTCTACACCGCCGTCGAGGAGGTCGTCCTGCCTTTGCCCTGGCACCGTGGGCACGTCCTGCTCATCGGTGACGCGGCGCACGCCGGGACCCCCTTCATGGGGCAGGGCGGGGCGATGGCCCTCGAGGACGCTCTTGTCCTCGCCGAGTGCCTGGATCGGGAGGGGCACCTCGAGGCAGCACTCACGCTCTTCGGGCGTCGGCGCGAGCCCGTCTGCCGGTTCGCCCAGGACGTGTCGCGCGCCGTGGGGGAGTCAGGAGCGCAGGTCCGTGACGCGTCCGTGCGTCGTGAGGAGATGCGCGCCGGTGCGCAGGACGCGGTGGACTCGTTCTACGCCGAGCTGGACCGTCTCCGAGCCGAAACGGCGCCCGGATAA
- a CDS encoding RidA family protein, translated as MKVSADSVPEPPRHGMFSNAVVRGDRFWTSGMHAGGPSGPVGGDDAYRQAKEAFRRVVELVRACGATPADVTVLRVYLTDVDDKAAVGRARSEVFSGEMPCSTLVGVNALVDPGLKVEVEAEGVIAATAASGTPAGS; from the coding sequence ATGAAGGTCTCAGCCGACTCCGTCCCTGAGCCGCCGCGCCATGGGATGTTCAGCAATGCCGTCGTCCGCGGCGACCGGTTCTGGACCTCGGGGATGCACGCCGGCGGCCCGAGTGGTCCGGTGGGCGGTGATGATGCCTACCGCCAGGCCAAGGAGGCATTCCGTCGGGTGGTCGAGCTCGTCCGGGCCTGTGGCGCGACGCCCGCAGACGTGACCGTCCTGCGGGTCTACCTCACCGACGTCGACGACAAGGCCGCCGTCGGTCGGGCGCGCTCGGAGGTCTTCTCAGGTGAGATGCCCTGCTCCACGCTCGTCGGGGTGAACGCCCTCGTCGACCCCGGGCTCAAGGTCGAGGTCGAGGCAGAGGGAGTGATCGCTGCCACGGCCGCATCCGGCACCCCGGCGGGGTCATGA
- a CDS encoding Rieske 2Fe-2S domain-containing protein — protein MTTTDTTTTPKKPKPRHAVGTRRTLTAEELSAYGLRDRWYPILPSHLLANGAMQKVTRLGVDWLLFRDATGRVRMLEDRCPHRSAPLSAGQHLGDRVACRYHGVQVDGTGTVVAVPGMPGCALEGRQSTPSLAVVEAADAIFAFMPLTEDSEPTPFELPDRLQQEEHSHFLNYVEWAGQWRFYMDNVLDPMHGAFLHGDSHSMSGGDTSARFRIRETDRGFFFEKTDQRGKNFDWVEFVRGAMDHVDLEIPYGDEAGPGGPFGIVGMSVPIDADNVAVFHWRTRKVDGWEREVWRFLYRTSLEEKHFAVLEQDRSVLEILAKDADTHEHLYQHDLGVSRIRRLYKADAKAQAKILAGEA, from the coding sequence ATGACCACGACCGACACCACGACCACCCCGAAGAAGCCCAAGCCTCGGCACGCCGTCGGCACCCGCCGCACGCTCACCGCCGAGGAGCTGTCCGCCTACGGCTTGCGCGACCGTTGGTACCCGATCCTGCCCTCGCACCTGCTTGCCAACGGGGCGATGCAGAAGGTCACCCGTCTGGGCGTCGACTGGCTGCTCTTCCGCGATGCCACCGGGCGGGTGCGTATGCTCGAGGACCGGTGCCCGCACCGCAGCGCCCCGCTGTCCGCCGGCCAGCACCTCGGTGACCGCGTGGCCTGCCGCTACCACGGCGTCCAGGTCGACGGCACCGGCACGGTCGTCGCCGTGCCCGGCATGCCGGGCTGCGCCCTCGAGGGACGGCAGTCCACACCGTCGCTCGCCGTCGTCGAGGCAGCCGACGCGATCTTCGCGTTCATGCCGCTGACCGAGGACTCCGAGCCGACTCCCTTCGAGCTCCCGGACAGGTTGCAGCAGGAGGAGCACTCCCACTTCCTCAACTATGTCGAGTGGGCCGGGCAGTGGCGCTTCTACATGGACAACGTCCTGGACCCGATGCACGGTGCCTTCCTCCACGGTGACTCGCACTCGATGTCCGGTGGAGACACCTCGGCGCGCTTCCGCATCCGGGAGACCGACCGGGGGTTCTTCTTCGAGAAGACCGACCAGCGTGGCAAGAACTTCGACTGGGTGGAGTTCGTGCGCGGGGCGATGGACCACGTCGATCTCGAGATCCCCTACGGGGACGAGGCCGGACCGGGCGGGCCCTTCGGCATCGTCGGGATGTCCGTGCCGATTGACGCGGACAACGTCGCGGTCTTCCACTGGCGCACTCGCAAGGTCGATGGCTGGGAGCGCGAGGTGTGGCGTTTCCTCTACCGCACGAGCCTGGAGGAGAAGCACTTCGCGGTGCTGGAGCAGGACCGCAGTGTCCTGGAGATCCTGGCCAAGGACGCTGACACGCACGAGCACCTGTACCAGCACGACCTCGGGGTCTCGCGCATTCGGCGGCTGTACAAGGCGGACGCAAAGGCCCAGGCGAAGATCCTCGCCGGGGAGGCGTGA
- a CDS encoding recombinase-like helix-turn-helix domain-containing protein: MSQYLEVHQTHPEPFSPYELKLSGSIQEIFGRGVHDLPGLVSGLNDLGLHAPDGSSWTQESFRDEMRRMGR; the protein is encoded by the coding sequence ATGTCGCAGTACCTCGAGGTGCACCAGACGCACCCGGAACCGTTCAGTCCCTACGAGTTGAAGCTCTCGGGTTCGATCCAGGAGATCTTCGGTCGTGGGGTCCACGACCTGCCGGGGCTCGTCTCCGGCCTCAATGACCTCGGTCTCCATGCGCCCGACGGCTCGTCGTGGACGCAGGAGTCCTTCCGTGACGAGATGCGCAGGATGGGCCGCTGA
- a CDS encoding alpha/beta fold hydrolase encodes MTDDLTRPVALIGTDPGTPPPGMTTITVSGDDRDQSADSAAVQLAEAAHVVAIGADAPGALSLAARHVEHVVSLVLVDPDVRLDDPVHLTTMDAVTVPTLVIASAPTPDHPVEEAQSIAGGIDNGVFVIIDGSEAPTLVNRPASVIEWASAFMSIAEGLAEARNDLITTVDKS; translated from the coding sequence ATGACCGACGACCTCACCCGACCCGTTGCACTGATCGGCACGGACCCGGGCACGCCGCCGCCCGGGATGACGACAATCACCGTCAGCGGGGACGACCGCGACCAGTCCGCGGACAGTGCCGCGGTGCAGCTCGCGGAGGCAGCGCACGTGGTGGCCATCGGCGCGGACGCGCCCGGCGCGCTCTCGCTCGCTGCTCGACACGTGGAGCACGTCGTCTCCCTCGTGCTGGTCGACCCCGACGTGCGGCTCGACGACCCGGTCCACCTGACGACCATGGACGCCGTGACCGTCCCAACACTGGTCATCGCGTCCGCACCGACCCCCGACCACCCGGTCGAGGAAGCCCAGTCGATCGCCGGCGGCATCGACAACGGCGTCTTCGTCATCATCGACGGCTCCGAGGCACCGACTCTCGTCAACCGACCGGCCTCGGTCATCGAGTGGGCCAGTGCCTTCATGTCGATCGCCGAGGGGCTCGCCGAGGCCCGCAACGACCTCATCACCACCGTTGACAAGTCCTGA
- a CDS encoding thiamine pyrophosphate-binding protein, giving the protein MTDTQTHTSASDPVLPDPAARPATGGDVLVEVMRRHGITHAFGVISIHNLPLVEAVDRDLTFVEMRHEAAAVNAADAFARVTGGIGVALTSTGTGAGNAAGSMLEALTAGSRVLHITGQIESEWVGSNRGVIHEVPAQLEMLTAISKGAACVPSAETVAQSLELAIATILAAPHGPYSLEWPSDLQYLAQPDAQVDGSPVPVPVPMPEAPDEDELAAAVDVLASARRPALWLGGGADGAGTQIRALADRLGAAIFTSNSGRAIVPEDHDLVIGNFASTPSGAALLGDADVLLSIGTHFRSNETRTYSLPLPVQHVQVDVDPAAIGRVHPAKVGVRGDASSVVAALLDRVTGSDTEAGWRERVTRVRHEVRDQLSGYIGGYAEICRELRGQLPRESVVARDVTIPSSQWGNRLLELYSRDTNVFPLGGGIGQGLAMGVGATAARPEAPTVVIAGDGGLAVHLGELASLRGLGGSCVVLVFNDSGYGVLRNMQEANGLDRAGVDLWTPHFEDLASAMGMPYWRTGSPGTFGPALAAALDTGRPTLVEVDVTALDPTPGAFTPPVHIPQPDHGGGA; this is encoded by the coding sequence ATGACCGACACCCAGACCCACACCAGCGCGTCCGACCCCGTGCTCCCTGACCCGGCCGCCCGTCCCGCCACGGGCGGGGACGTCCTCGTCGAGGTGATGCGGCGCCACGGCATCACCCATGCCTTCGGCGTGATCAGCATCCACAACTTGCCGCTGGTGGAGGCGGTCGACCGCGACCTCACCTTCGTCGAGATGCGCCACGAGGCCGCAGCGGTCAACGCTGCCGACGCCTTCGCCCGCGTCACGGGCGGGATCGGCGTGGCACTCACGAGCACCGGCACCGGGGCCGGCAACGCGGCGGGATCGATGCTCGAGGCCCTCACGGCAGGCTCGCGGGTGCTGCACATCACCGGTCAGATCGAGAGTGAGTGGGTCGGCAGCAACCGCGGCGTCATCCACGAGGTCCCGGCCCAGCTGGAGATGCTCACCGCGATCTCGAAGGGAGCGGCGTGCGTCCCGTCCGCGGAGACGGTCGCGCAGAGCCTCGAGCTGGCCATCGCCACGATCCTTGCGGCACCGCACGGGCCCTACTCCCTGGAGTGGCCGAGTGACCTGCAGTACCTCGCACAGCCCGACGCGCAGGTGGACGGTTCCCCCGTGCCCGTGCCCGTGCCGATGCCGGAGGCCCCCGACGAGGACGAGCTCGCGGCCGCAGTCGACGTGCTCGCTTCCGCACGACGTCCCGCCCTGTGGCTGGGTGGGGGAGCGGACGGCGCGGGCACGCAGATCCGCGCGCTCGCCGACAGGCTGGGCGCCGCGATCTTCACGAGCAACTCCGGGCGCGCGATCGTGCCGGAGGACCACGACCTGGTCATCGGGAACTTCGCCTCCACACCCTCGGGGGCTGCGCTGCTCGGCGACGCGGACGTGCTGCTGAGCATCGGCACCCATTTCCGGTCCAACGAGACGCGTACCTACTCCCTCCCGCTGCCGGTGCAGCACGTGCAGGTGGACGTCGACCCGGCCGCCATCGGGCGGGTGCACCCCGCCAAGGTCGGTGTCCGTGGTGATGCCTCGTCCGTCGTCGCGGCGCTCCTGGACCGGGTGACGGGCTCCGACACCGAGGCCGGGTGGCGCGAGCGTGTCACGAGGGTCCGCCACGAGGTCCGGGACCAGCTCTCCGGATACATCGGCGGCTACGCGGAGATCTGCCGGGAGCTGCGGGGGCAGCTGCCCAGGGAGTCCGTTGTCGCCAGGGACGTGACGATCCCCTCCAGCCAGTGGGGCAACCGCCTGCTGGAGCTGTACTCCCGCGACACCAACGTCTTCCCGCTCGGCGGCGGCATCGGACAGGGCCTGGCCATGGGCGTCGGGGCCACCGCAGCGCGGCCCGAGGCCCCGACGGTCGTCATTGCCGGCGACGGCGGACTCGCCGTGCACCTGGGCGAGCTGGCCTCCCTTCGCGGCCTCGGTGGTTCCTGCGTGGTCCTCGTCTTCAACGACTCGGGCTACGGCGTCCTGCGCAACATGCAGGAGGCCAATGGTCTGGACCGCGCCGGAGTCGACCTGTGGACGCCGCACTTCGAGGACCTGGCTTCTGCCATGGGGATGCCCTACTGGCGCACGGGCTCACCGGGGACCTTCGGGCCGGCCCTGGCAGCCGCGCTCGACACCGGTCGACCGACGCTCGTCGAGGTCGATGTCACCGCGCTCGACCCGACTCCGGGGGCCTTCACCCCGCCGGTGCACATACCCCAGCCCGACCACGGAGGTGGCGCATGA
- a CDS encoding SDR family oxidoreductase yields the protein MDLQLTDRTVLVTGASSGVGLAVTDMLLQEGARVIAVARDRGRLDDATRALGADPSRLLAAEADVTIRTEVEEAVTAGAAHFGSLDAVVCNAGRSLMAPLSETTDEQVRDELELKVFGAWNVIRAARAHLAASSVGAVVNTNAILAKQPEAKLAITSAARAALLNLSRTLGEELAPEGIRVNSVNLGLIDTGQWRRRYEAYRSEGGAQDYDTWSAEIAADRGISVGRFGRAEEVAFAIVSLLSPRASYITGAHIDVGGGVTRQP from the coding sequence ATGGATCTCCAGCTCACCGACCGCACGGTCCTCGTGACCGGCGCCAGCTCCGGCGTCGGCCTCGCCGTGACCGACATGCTGCTGCAGGAGGGCGCCCGCGTGATCGCGGTCGCTCGCGACCGGGGCCGTCTCGACGACGCCACGCGGGCGCTCGGTGCCGACCCCTCCCGACTTCTCGCGGCCGAGGCGGACGTGACCATCCGTACCGAGGTGGAGGAGGCCGTGACCGCAGGCGCTGCACACTTCGGCTCGCTCGATGCCGTCGTCTGCAATGCGGGTCGCTCGCTCATGGCCCCGCTGAGCGAGACCACCGACGAGCAGGTCCGCGACGAGCTCGAGCTGAAGGTCTTCGGCGCGTGGAACGTCATCCGCGCGGCACGAGCGCACCTGGCGGCATCGTCGGTGGGAGCGGTGGTCAACACCAACGCCATCCTCGCCAAGCAGCCCGAGGCGAAGCTCGCGATCACGTCCGCGGCGCGGGCCGCCCTGCTCAACCTCAGCCGGACGCTGGGCGAGGAGCTTGCTCCCGAAGGCATCCGGGTCAACTCCGTCAACCTCGGACTCATCGACACCGGCCAGTGGCGTCGTCGCTACGAGGCCTACCGCAGCGAAGGGGGCGCGCAGGACTATGACACCTGGAGCGCCGAGATCGCTGCCGACCGTGGTATCTCGGTCGGTCGTTTCGGCCGCGCCGAGGAGGTCGCCTTCGCGATCGTCTCCCTGCTCTCACCCCGTGCTTCATACATCACCGGCGCGCACATCGACGTCGGCGGAGGAGTGACTCGTCAGCCATGA
- a CDS encoding SDR family oxidoreductase, whose amino-acid sequence MTQPRLVVVTGAARGLGRAIAERFAQDRLVIGDVLTAQLDETSEALRADGTEVHALPLDIADRDSVRAFSRVVEELGGADVLVNNAAKADGVGGDAFWELDEDRFEELVRINVTGTWMVSKHLVGPMLARGAGAIVNIASDAAFYGSPRLVHYVGSKGAVLAMTRTMARDAGPHGVRVNSVAPGLTKVEATERVPADRYALYEDNRALAREPVPADVADVVHFIASEAAGYMTGQSLVVDGGFVMPT is encoded by the coding sequence ATGACGCAGCCCCGTCTCGTGGTCGTCACCGGCGCTGCCCGCGGGCTGGGCAGGGCCATCGCAGAGCGCTTCGCGCAGGACCGGCTCGTCATCGGTGACGTGCTCACCGCGCAGCTCGACGAGACGTCCGAGGCCCTGCGCGCAGACGGCACCGAGGTGCACGCCCTGCCGCTGGACATCGCCGACCGCGACTCGGTGCGCGCGTTCAGCCGTGTCGTCGAGGAGCTGGGCGGTGCCGATGTGCTCGTCAACAACGCGGCCAAGGCGGACGGGGTCGGCGGAGATGCCTTCTGGGAGCTGGACGAGGACCGCTTCGAGGAGCTCGTGCGGATCAACGTCACGGGCACGTGGATGGTCAGCAAGCACCTCGTCGGACCGATGCTGGCCCGCGGTGCCGGTGCGATCGTCAACATCGCCTCGGACGCCGCCTTCTACGGCTCTCCACGCCTCGTGCACTACGTCGGCTCGAAGGGCGCCGTGCTCGCCATGACCCGCACGATGGCCCGCGATGCCGGCCCGCACGGTGTTCGGGTCAACTCCGTGGCCCCGGGGCTGACCAAGGTCGAAGCCACCGAGCGCGTGCCCGCCGACCGCTATGCCCTGTACGAGGACAACCGGGCCCTGGCCCGGGAGCCCGTTCCCGCCGACGTCGCCGACGTCGTGCACTTCATCGCCTCCGAAGCCGCTGGGTACATGACGGGGCAGTCCCTCGTCGTCGACGGTGGCTTCGTCATGCCGACCTGA
- a CDS encoding alpha/beta fold hydrolase, which translates to MAHTTHSRLRAPDGTSFVEFLPEQRPTRTVVLLHGIGGSAHSCTDVAQRLAEYGARALAWDAPGYGRSRDPFGDVDLVESLAGSITALRLGPVDLVGTSWGGVIATCLAHHRPEMVRSLVLADSTRGSATDPAKAAAMRARVTELENLGPEQFAARRAGRLVSPHAQDAVGVRVRQQMARVRVPGYRVAAEFMAGTDTSAVLPQITAPTLVVVGEDDVVTGVPESRLLAARIPGAGLTVLPRAGHAAITEVPGEFTDAVTEFWDGLP; encoded by the coding sequence ATGGCCCACACGACCCACTCCCGGCTCCGCGCTCCGGACGGCACCTCCTTCGTCGAGTTCCTCCCGGAGCAACGCCCGACCCGCACCGTCGTCCTCCTGCACGGCATCGGTGGAAGCGCCCACTCCTGCACGGACGTCGCGCAGCGGCTCGCCGAGTACGGCGCCCGGGCGCTGGCGTGGGACGCACCCGGCTACGGCCGCTCGCGCGACCCCTTCGGTGATGTCGACCTCGTCGAGAGCCTGGCCGGGTCCATCACCGCCCTCCGGCTCGGCCCGGTCGACCTCGTCGGCACGTCCTGGGGAGGGGTGATCGCCACGTGCCTGGCCCACCACCGACCCGAGATGGTTCGATCCCTCGTCCTGGCGGACTCGACTCGCGGATCCGCGACGGACCCGGCGAAGGCCGCTGCCATGCGTGCGCGGGTGACCGAGTTGGAGAACCTCGGACCCGAGCAGTTCGCTGCCCGGCGCGCCGGGCGTCTCGTCTCTCCCCACGCGCAGGACGCCGTGGGAGTGCGGGTGCGTCAGCAGATGGCCCGTGTGCGGGTCCCCGGATACCGGGTGGCGGCGGAGTTCATGGCCGGGACCGACACCAGTGCGGTGTTGCCGCAGATCACCGCGCCCACCCTCGTGGTCGTCGGCGAGGACGACGTCGTCACCGGTGTCCCCGAGTCCCGGTTGTTGGCCGCGCGGATCCCCGGTGCCGGGCTGACGGTCCTGCCGCGTGCGGGTCACGCGGCCATCACCGAGGTACCGGGTGAGTTCACCGACGCGGTCACCGAATTCTGGGACGGCCTGCCATGA